Proteins encoded within one genomic window of Alteribacter populi:
- a CDS encoding sugar ABC transporter ATP-binding protein, whose product MVIQMEGIDKSFSANQVLKNVQFSLNKGEIHALMGENGAGKSTLMKILTGIHQRDNGTIKVKNKQVKYEHPKDAEQDGIAVIHQELNILPELTVAENLFLGNEQTVGKIGWLKTKEMNRIAEQKLLDLGLKVKATERAGSLSVGKQQIIEIAKALLTNADIIIMDEPTAALTGREIETLFKTIRDLQAKGVSFIYISHRMEEIFSLCQRITVLRDGEYVGTKKIPDTNFDDVVKMMVGRELGGRFPDHDLQPGETKLEVKGLSRAGEFESASFYVREGEILGISGLMGAGRSELVETIFGYRKADHGEILIDGEKVTIKSPHVAINKGIGFVSEDRKSKGLIVDFSIKDNLSLTNFSDISSSSWISSQKEMALYDELVKKLSVRTSGPAQAAKSLSGGNQQKVVIAKWLGTSPKVLILDEPTRGVDVGAKKEIYMIMNELAKQGVAIIMVSSELPEVIGLSTRVAVMFEGEILTTLERSELTEETIMHYATGGDKHVRQ is encoded by the coding sequence ATGGTTATTCAGATGGAAGGCATTGATAAATCCTTTAGTGCAAATCAAGTCTTGAAAAATGTCCAATTCTCTCTAAATAAAGGTGAAATCCACGCTTTAATGGGCGAAAACGGAGCGGGAAAATCAACACTCATGAAAATCCTTACTGGGATTCACCAAAGAGACAATGGCACGATTAAAGTGAAAAATAAACAGGTAAAATACGAGCATCCAAAAGACGCTGAACAAGATGGCATTGCCGTTATACATCAAGAACTAAACATTCTGCCTGAGCTTACAGTCGCAGAAAATTTATTTTTAGGAAATGAGCAAACGGTTGGGAAAATTGGTTGGTTAAAAACGAAGGAAATGAATCGAATCGCTGAGCAAAAACTTTTAGATCTAGGTCTAAAGGTAAAGGCAACTGAGAGAGCTGGAAGTCTTTCAGTTGGAAAACAGCAAATTATTGAGATTGCTAAGGCGCTTTTAACAAATGCCGATATCATCATCATGGATGAGCCAACAGCAGCATTGACAGGACGAGAAATTGAAACGTTATTTAAAACGATAAGAGACTTACAAGCAAAAGGTGTTTCTTTTATCTATATCTCTCACCGAATGGAAGAAATTTTTTCACTCTGTCAGCGCATTACGGTTTTAAGAGATGGGGAATACGTTGGGACGAAAAAAATCCCGGATACGAATTTTGACGATGTTGTGAAAATGATGGTAGGTAGAGAGCTAGGTGGGAGATTTCCAGATCATGACCTACAACCTGGGGAAACAAAACTCGAAGTCAAAGGACTATCAAGAGCAGGTGAATTTGAAAGCGCCTCCTTTTATGTGCGAGAGGGTGAAATTCTTGGTATTTCAGGGTTGATGGGTGCGGGAAGATCAGAATTAGTAGAGACGATCTTCGGCTACCGAAAAGCAGATCATGGCGAGATCTTGATAGACGGTGAAAAAGTTACTATTAAGAGTCCACATGTCGCGATAAATAAAGGAATTGGATTTGTATCAGAGGATCGAAAATCTAAAGGGTTGATCGTTGATTTTTCAATCAAAGATAATTTAAGTTTAACGAATTTTTCAGATATTTCATCTTCAAGCTGGATTTCAAGTCAAAAAGAAATGGCCTTATACGATGAACTGGTAAAAAAGCTAAGCGTTCGCACCTCGGGACCCGCACAAGCCGCCAAGTCGTTGAGTGGCGGAAATCAACAAAAAGTTGTTATTGCAAAGTGGTTAGGCACCAGCCCCAAGGTGTTAATTTTAGATGAGCCGACTCGTGGTGTAGATGTAGGGGCAAAAAAAGAAATCTATATGATTATGAATGAGCTGGCAAAACAGGGCGTTGCGATTATTATGGTTTCTTCCGAGTTGCCTGAAGTGATTGGTTTAAGTACGAGGGTAGCGGTCATGTTTGAAGGGGAAATATTAACAACACTTGAAAGAAGTGAACTAACTGAAGAAACGATCATGCATTACGCCACAGGAGGGGATAAACATGTTCGACAATAA
- a CDS encoding response regulator, translated as MKILIVDDDPLVYQSLQVLLTREKDMEVIGTANDGALAIEKCEQAQPDAILMDIRMPGMDGIQATREIKERWPHIRIMMLTTFEDEQNIRLALLAGAEGYLLKSTQVSSMSEQLRALVSGSSVLDAEVLKKLTQPEKQGLSELTPRENDILELVAQGFSNREIAKQLFISEGTVRNTLSIILDKLQVRDRTQLAIYYWKKK; from the coding sequence ATGAAGATCCTAATTGTAGACGATGATCCATTGGTATACCAAAGTCTTCAAGTTTTGCTCACTCGTGAAAAGGACATGGAAGTGATCGGAACCGCAAACGACGGCGCGCTAGCGATAGAGAAGTGCGAACAGGCACAGCCGGATGCGATTCTGATGGATATTCGGATGCCTGGCATGGATGGAATTCAAGCAACGCGCGAGATAAAAGAGCGCTGGCCTCACATTAGGATCATGATGTTAACGACATTTGAAGACGAACAAAATATCCGATTAGCACTTCTGGCAGGAGCGGAAGGCTATTTGTTAAAATCAACACAGGTTTCGAGCATGTCAGAACAACTACGTGCATTAGTTTCGGGTTCGTCGGTTTTGGATGCAGAAGTTTTAAAAAAATTGACCCAACCGGAAAAACAAGGGCTCAGCGAATTGACACCTCGTGAAAATGATATTCTGGAGTTAGTCGCTCAAGGCTTTTCGAATCGAGAAATAGCGAAGCAATTATTTATCAGTGAAGGGACTGTACGTAATACCCTTTCGATTATTTTAGATAAGCTACAAGTTAGAGACCGCACACAATTGGCGATTTATTATTGGAAAAAAAAGTAG
- a CDS encoding ABC transporter ATP-binding protein: MAIAHMQNIVKRYGAHRALDHVDLDIAEGEILGLLGPNGAGKTTLIHALAGLISVDSGDIELFQKPQQHNMIDIKRQIGLVTQDITVFEDLTARENLEFFGGIYGLKGAALKQRVEETLKFVGLSDQAKKLPTKFSGGMMRRLNIACALTHKPRFLIMDEPTVGIDPQSRNHILESVRELQRQGTTILYTTHYMEEVQTIASRVVILDQGHVIAQGTIDELVENIQHEEKIKLELAAEPTEELLEKLRNLDGVKQVVQDGVQLQIISSTGSGNLDRALSIVKDAGGVRSVSAEKPTLEDVFLTLTGKRLRDGEEE; the protein is encoded by the coding sequence ATGGCAATTGCACATATGCAAAATATAGTAAAACGATACGGGGCGCATCGAGCTTTGGACCATGTGGACCTAGATATTGCTGAAGGGGAAATTCTCGGATTATTAGGTCCGAACGGCGCGGGGAAAACAACGCTCATTCATGCGTTGGCAGGTTTGATTAGTGTTGATTCAGGTGATATTGAACTGTTTCAAAAACCTCAGCAACACAATATGATCGATATTAAGCGACAAATCGGGTTAGTGACGCAAGATATCACGGTGTTTGAGGATCTTACCGCTCGTGAAAACCTTGAATTTTTTGGTGGGATTTATGGTTTGAAAGGAGCAGCACTTAAACAGCGAGTTGAAGAAACACTTAAATTTGTTGGACTTTCTGACCAAGCGAAAAAGCTGCCGACGAAATTTTCAGGAGGAATGATGCGCCGATTAAACATCGCTTGTGCTCTTACTCACAAACCTAGGTTTCTCATTATGGATGAGCCGACTGTCGGAATTGACCCGCAGTCTCGGAATCATATCCTTGAATCGGTTCGTGAGCTGCAACGTCAAGGGACGACAATTCTTTATACAACGCACTATATGGAGGAAGTTCAGACGATTGCTTCCCGTGTTGTTATCTTGGATCAAGGTCATGTGATTGCCCAAGGAACGATTGATGAACTTGTGGAAAACATCCAGCATGAAGAGAAGATAAAGCTGGAACTAGCAGCAGAGCCAACTGAAGAACTGCTTGAAAAACTACGAAATCTGGACGGAGTGAAGCAGGTTGTTCAAGATGGTGTACAACTGCAAATTATTTCAAGCACTGGTTCGGGAAATCTTGACCGCGCCCTTTCCATCGTAAAGGATGCAGGTGGCGTTCGTTCTGTAAGTGCAGAAAAACCTACTCTTGAAGATGTGTTTTTGACGCTTACTGGAAAGCGCCTGCGCGATGGGGAGGAGGAATAA
- a CDS encoding sensor histidine kinase, whose translation MTEKHLDIWTPKVSTLLWRFLGLLLLSLLWLTSQSGEFGVILLLFLAVMALARWRFTLPGWTVLIDQTACFIVIPFWSGAWLALVMPIFEAIRNGRPWFILPAVIAFFVYAEPSVLLIVTLVFAAFIGWVIRGWEIQIQQYRVEADRERRTRYELEVLKGELLLSKVKAARSAELTERHRISQELHDHVGHELTGASLALQAFEQLWEENDPQAKEIFLQAQKRLSNSTLHLRETVHNMAPVKTIGLGSLEEVCDAFTACPLDLKVYGDTAKVPVYLWSILEPCLKEALTNVSRHSEATHVDVSLDVSVSIVRLAIYNDGVAKNAHTRGMGLRNLRQRAQSVGGSVSFDAKGGFRIVCVLPMEKGS comes from the coding sequence ATGACTGAAAAGCACCTTGATATATGGACTCCGAAAGTAAGCACGTTACTTTGGCGTTTCCTTGGATTACTTCTACTCAGTTTACTATGGCTTACGAGTCAAAGTGGTGAGTTTGGAGTAATCCTTCTCCTGTTTTTAGCAGTCATGGCACTTGCGAGGTGGCGCTTTACATTACCCGGTTGGACGGTGCTAATAGATCAGACGGCATGCTTTATCGTCATTCCTTTTTGGTCAGGGGCGTGGCTTGCGTTAGTTATGCCTATTTTTGAAGCAATCCGTAACGGAAGGCCATGGTTTATATTACCTGCTGTTATCGCCTTTTTCGTCTATGCAGAGCCTTCTGTTTTGCTTATCGTGACCTTAGTTTTTGCAGCATTTATAGGATGGGTCATTCGAGGCTGGGAAATACAAATACAACAATATAGGGTGGAAGCGGATCGTGAACGTCGAACTCGGTATGAACTTGAGGTTTTAAAAGGGGAGTTGTTGTTATCTAAAGTAAAGGCAGCCCGGTCTGCTGAGTTAACCGAACGACACCGGATCTCACAAGAACTACACGATCACGTTGGTCACGAATTGACGGGGGCTTCCTTGGCACTTCAAGCCTTTGAGCAGCTGTGGGAGGAAAACGACCCACAAGCAAAAGAGATCTTTTTACAAGCACAAAAGCGTCTATCCAACAGTACTCTTCATTTAAGGGAAACCGTCCATAATATGGCACCAGTTAAAACGATCGGACTTGGTAGTCTTGAAGAAGTTTGTGATGCGTTTACAGCTTGCCCCCTTGACTTGAAGGTGTACGGAGATACGGCCAAAGTACCTGTGTATTTGTGGAGTATTCTTGAACCGTGTCTGAAAGAAGCTCTTACAAATGTGAGTCGACATTCGGAAGCGACGCATGTAGATGTTTCACTGGATGTAAGTGTAAGCATCGTTCGACTTGCAATTTACAATGATGGAGTGGCTAAGAATGCTCATACTCGGGGAATGGGGCTTAGAAACCTGCGCCAACGAGCACAATCAGTAGGAGGAAGTGTATCGTTCGATGCGAAAGGTGGCTTTCGCATCGTTTGTGTCCTGCCGATGGAAAAAGGCAGCTAA
- a CDS encoding ABC transporter permease, producing the protein MRNSRKVAKWEIKRNMMNKSFLISLFLTPALFLLFFTIPILFQSDDEQGNVTVYVNDELGVWDEASSMLDHENMNVITDPPFEGEESIVEELRELEEAAYLSITENSLADGEVPVYLTDDVDEMFAFQFNALEVPLRQIQLESLGLSGEEASIAAHGVGISPVSVNEMAPSDGDESGGAAEAAETDPFERLVPGLFAGLILFSVVITGMMIFQSASQEKKEKVAEMVLSSVTPTELMQGKILGYFVLGIVQVSVWLTIALPIVQWRTDIPVFDYLFVPELLILVFIAVAGYLLFASLFVSLGATVEDMNTSSNFQGIVMMLPWVPFILIAPILSDPGGLVAQAGTFFPLTSPGVMLIRLSIMEEWPWLEIIIALVVLLFSIWLLMKLAGKIFKTGILMYGKNATPQEIWKWIRH; encoded by the coding sequence ATGCGGAATAGTCGAAAAGTCGCGAAATGGGAAATTAAACGAAACATGATGAATAAGTCTTTTCTTATTTCACTCTTTTTAACGCCAGCTCTTTTCCTACTCTTTTTTACGATTCCCATCCTCTTTCAATCGGATGATGAGCAAGGTAACGTTACTGTCTATGTAAATGACGAGCTCGGGGTGTGGGACGAAGCGTCCTCGATGCTTGATCATGAAAATATGAATGTAATTACTGATCCCCCTTTTGAAGGTGAAGAAAGTATCGTAGAAGAGCTCAGGGAATTAGAAGAAGCGGCTTACTTATCGATAACAGAGAATTCCTTAGCCGATGGAGAGGTACCGGTGTATTTAACAGACGACGTGGATGAAATGTTCGCCTTCCAGTTTAATGCACTAGAAGTTCCTCTCCGGCAAATTCAACTTGAAAGTTTAGGGCTTTCAGGTGAAGAAGCTAGTATCGCTGCACACGGTGTCGGCATTTCACCTGTCTCAGTCAACGAAATGGCACCCTCAGATGGAGATGAGTCCGGTGGAGCTGCTGAAGCTGCGGAGACAGATCCTTTCGAAAGACTTGTGCCAGGACTATTTGCAGGATTAATTCTCTTTTCTGTTGTTATTACCGGGATGATGATATTCCAAAGTGCTTCTCAGGAGAAAAAAGAGAAAGTCGCTGAAATGGTCTTATCATCAGTAACGCCAACTGAGCTCATGCAAGGGAAGATTCTCGGGTATTTCGTCCTCGGAATCGTTCAAGTGTCTGTATGGCTCACTATCGCCTTGCCAATCGTCCAATGGCGGACGGATATTCCTGTTTTCGACTATTTGTTTGTCCCAGAATTATTGATCCTTGTTTTCATTGCGGTTGCAGGATATCTACTATTTGCATCTTTGTTCGTAAGCCTCGGTGCTACCGTCGAAGATATGAATACATCGAGCAACTTCCAAGGAATCGTCATGATGCTTCCGTGGGTGCCCTTTATTCTTATCGCACCGATTTTATCCGACCCAGGTGGCTTGGTCGCTCAAGCAGGAACATTCTTCCCACTAACGTCTCCAGGCGTCATGCTCATTCGCCTGTCCATAATGGAAGAATGGCCTTGGCTAGAAATTATCATCGCTTTAGTTGTTCTCCTCTTTAGCATTTGGCTACTAATGAAATTAGCCGGTAAGATCTTTAAGACAGGAATACTAATGTACGGAAAAAATGCGACACCACAAGAAATCTGGAAGTGGATTAGGCATTAA
- a CDS encoding ABC transporter permease gives MLFRTIRFALQRMLRSYIGLFLLTVVPLCLISVLGMVSGHVAGEEGQSISSMTWLSVSFMISFQLFGGAYTMSYMKEDFFTARKWRMYSLPYRAHVHASSLLIASMLFNVLQGLFIVLFTQWVYGVNWGNIGWVLLVILAVSLLSQLVCMILVLTVRNFKIAERLSEVYGIGSMVFAGMIFPIPTTGFFDFMSTYGNPVSLGQNAIFGMITGEEIDKMFLSIGLLFAASLVLALVATFVGRRKLG, from the coding sequence ATGTTGTTTAGAACAATCCGTTTTGCGTTGCAGCGGATGCTTAGAAGCTATATTGGACTTTTTCTTTTAACTGTTGTTCCGCTTTGCTTGATTTCCGTTTTAGGGATGGTCTCAGGTCATGTCGCGGGGGAAGAAGGCCAAAGCATATCAAGTATGACGTGGCTTTCAGTAAGCTTTATGATTAGTTTTCAGCTTTTTGGCGGTGCCTATACGATGTCGTACATGAAAGAAGATTTTTTTACAGCTAGAAAGTGGCGAATGTATTCTCTCCCTTACCGAGCCCACGTCCATGCGAGTTCATTGCTTATAGCGAGTATGTTATTCAATGTCCTTCAAGGATTATTCATCGTGCTGTTTACGCAATGGGTGTATGGTGTGAATTGGGGAAATATTGGCTGGGTGTTGCTTGTTATTTTAGCCGTTTCGTTATTGTCTCAACTTGTTTGCATGATTCTGGTCCTTACCGTTCGTAACTTTAAAATAGCGGAGCGGCTTTCAGAAGTTTATGGAATAGGTTCGATGGTTTTTGCGGGAATGATCTTTCCGATTCCAACTACAGGTTTTTTCGATTTCATGTCAACCTATGGTAATCCTGTATCTCTTGGACAAAATGCAATTTTCGGTATGATTACCGGAGAGGAAATCGATAAAATGTTCTTAAGTATAGGGCTATTGTTTGCAGCATCTCTTGTACTCGCTCTTGTAGCCACTTTTGTGGGAAGGAGGAAGCTGGGATGA
- the rbsD gene encoding D-ribose pyranase, with translation MKKNGILNRDIASLLAKLGHTDRIAIADCGLPIPDHVPCIDLSIRQGTPSFLEVLSEVLDDMAVERLYIAKEMQIHNPKVQQEMNKFDVLVNYYSHEDFKKELHHVKAIIRTGENTPYANVILQSGVIF, from the coding sequence ATGAAAAAGAACGGTATCTTAAATCGAGACATTGCGAGTTTACTAGCAAAATTGGGTCATACAGATCGAATTGCGATTGCGGATTGTGGTTTGCCGATCCCCGATCACGTTCCATGCATTGATTTATCGATTCGACAGGGCACGCCTTCTTTTTTAGAAGTGTTATCAGAAGTTTTGGATGACATGGCTGTAGAAAGGCTATACATTGCCAAAGAAATGCAAATTCACAATCCAAAGGTGCAACAAGAAATGAACAAGTTCGACGTACTCGTTAACTACTATTCTCATGAAGATTTCAAAAAAGAGCTTCATCATGTAAAAGCGATTATTCGTACCGGAGAAAACACACCTTATGCGAATGTGATTTTACAATCAGGGGTGATTTTCTAA
- the rbsB gene encoding ribose ABC transporter substrate-binding protein RbsB, translated as MKKVWLMFMVTVLGAVMIACTTESPANDSGDESDGQGGDGEFTIGFSISTLNNPFFVTLQEGAETKADDLGVNLVTVDAQDDDAKQVNDVEDLIQQGVDVILINPTDSSSVISAVESANAADIPVITVDRGADGGEAVTHIASDNVAGGEMAAELLVELVGEDADVAELEGIPGSSAARERGEGFTNIASDSLTVVTSQTANFSRSEGLTVMENILQSNPDIQGVFAHNDEMALGALEALEGAGAEDVVVVGFDATDDAVSSVEAGRLAGTVAQQPTLIGEEALDAAFSVLNGEDVEDFIPVELELVTE; from the coding sequence ATGAAAAAAGTATGGCTAATGTTTATGGTAACGGTTTTAGGTGCTGTCATGATCGCGTGTACAACGGAATCACCTGCAAATGATTCTGGTGATGAAAGTGATGGTCAAGGCGGAGATGGTGAATTTACAATCGGCTTTTCGATTTCAACACTAAATAATCCTTTCTTTGTTACATTACAGGAAGGTGCAGAAACAAAAGCTGATGATCTCGGTGTAAACTTAGTAACGGTTGACGCTCAAGATGATGACGCAAAGCAAGTCAATGACGTGGAAGATTTAATTCAACAAGGTGTCGATGTAATTTTAATTAACCCAACTGATTCGTCCTCTGTTATTTCAGCGGTTGAATCTGCAAATGCAGCCGACATTCCAGTAATTACTGTTGATCGTGGTGCTGATGGTGGTGAGGCTGTCACACACATTGCCTCGGATAACGTGGCGGGTGGCGAGATGGCCGCAGAGTTACTTGTTGAACTCGTAGGTGAAGATGCAGACGTTGCAGAACTAGAAGGGATTCCAGGTTCTTCGGCAGCTCGTGAACGTGGTGAAGGGTTTACCAATATTGCTTCAGACTCTTTAACAGTAGTCACATCACAAACAGCGAACTTTAGCCGGTCAGAAGGGTTAACCGTAATGGAAAACATCCTTCAAAGCAATCCTGATATTCAAGGTGTTTTTGCTCATAATGATGAAATGGCGTTAGGTGCTTTAGAGGCGTTAGAAGGAGCAGGCGCAGAAGACGTTGTTGTTGTAGGCTTTGATGCAACAGATGATGCAGTGAGCTCTGTAGAAGCTGGACGGCTTGCAGGAACAGTCGCCCAACAGCCAACACTCATCGGTGAAGAAGCGCTAGATGCAGCATTTTCCGTCCTGAATGGAGAGGATGTAGAAGACTTTATTCCAGTCGAGCTGGAATTAGTGACAGAATAA
- a CDS encoding ABC transporter permease subunit: MFDNKRLKSLLATLGPFIGLLLIVTVITIINPSFLSFSNILNILRQVSINALIAFGMTFVILTGGIDLSVGSMLAFSGAVTATLMAAGVDPILAMLIGLLVGTILGAINGFVIAKGKVAPFIATLATMTIYRGLTLVFTDGRPVTGLGESTFFELLGRGYFFGVPVPAITMMVSFLVLYLVLKKTTFGRRVYAVGGNEEASILSGIKADRIKVYVYSLTGFLSALAGIILTSRLNSAQPTAGQMYELDAIAAVVLGGTSLTGGRGWIVGTLIGALIIGVLNNGLNLLGVSSFFQQVVKGSVILLAVLLDRKKNA; this comes from the coding sequence ATGTTCGACAATAAGAGGTTAAAATCCTTATTGGCAACGTTAGGTCCATTTATCGGGTTGCTTTTAATTGTCACTGTTATCACGATTATTAATCCTAGCTTTTTGTCCTTTTCAAATATCTTAAATATTTTAAGACAAGTTTCAATCAATGCCTTGATTGCCTTTGGAATGACGTTTGTCATTTTAACAGGGGGAATAGATTTGTCAGTCGGTTCCATGCTCGCATTCTCAGGTGCCGTAACAGCGACATTGATGGCAGCAGGTGTCGACCCGATACTAGCGATGCTTATCGGTCTTTTAGTAGGAACGATTCTTGGAGCAATTAATGGATTTGTCATTGCAAAAGGAAAAGTCGCGCCCTTTATTGCTACACTTGCTACGATGACGATTTATAGAGGGTTAACGCTTGTTTTTACAGATGGTCGTCCGGTAACTGGTTTAGGCGAGTCAACGTTTTTTGAGCTACTCGGACGCGGTTACTTTTTCGGTGTACCCGTTCCTGCCATTACAATGATGGTTAGTTTTCTCGTTCTATATTTAGTGTTAAAGAAAACGACCTTTGGTAGACGTGTTTATGCCGTTGGGGGTAATGAAGAAGCTTCCATCTTATCCGGAATAAAAGCTGACCGAATTAAAGTTTACGTCTACTCATTGACCGGTTTTCTCTCTGCACTAGCAGGTATAATCTTAACTTCACGGTTGAATTCTGCTCAGCCAACCGCAGGGCAGATGTATGAGTTGGATGCCATTGCTGCTGTTGTACTAGGAGGCACGAGTCTAACCGGAGGTAGAGGATGGATTGTCGGTACCTTAATTGGTGCCTTAATCATAGGAGTCTTAAATAATGGACTCAATCTGTTGGGAGTCAGTTCATTCTTCCAACAAGTCGTGAAAGGCAGTGTCATTCTTCTGGCGGTTTTACTAGACCGCAAAAAAAATGCATAA
- a CDS encoding ABC transporter permease: MTIFTFALKRSFRSLGNVILLLVLPIAVILLPVGEWSVLPLGYQFYGMIMLFGAARLVQFIMEDRSTGVLKRIGVAPVTHFQYLWQSLLAYSLILIGQNAVVIVGGMLVHGQALIAPLLLFVVYSFFSLTAIALCLAWISLYRNKDSAFLILMNVIILMAMLGGIFWPVEIMPDFFQRIAMLLPTYWLTEGLSVIISSKPLVELIIPLVILLLFTMAFVLLGSKRRIA; the protein is encoded by the coding sequence ATGACGATCTTTACATTTGCTTTAAAGCGGAGTTTTCGAAGTTTAGGGAATGTGATTCTTCTACTTGTCTTACCGATAGCTGTCATACTGCTACCTGTTGGTGAATGGTCAGTGCTGCCTTTAGGGTACCAATTTTATGGAATGATCATGCTGTTTGGCGCTGCAAGACTCGTTCAGTTCATTATGGAAGATCGTTCAACCGGTGTCCTCAAGAGAATTGGTGTCGCTCCCGTAACCCATTTTCAGTATCTCTGGCAGAGCTTACTCGCATACTCTCTCATCCTAATTGGGCAAAATGCTGTCGTGATTGTTGGTGGAATGCTCGTTCATGGTCAGGCTCTCATAGCACCGCTTCTTTTATTTGTTGTCTATTCGTTCTTTTCATTGACAGCGATTGCCTTGTGTCTCGCTTGGATTTCGTTGTACCGAAACAAGGATTCAGCATTCCTTATTTTAATGAATGTCATCATCCTGATGGCGATGCTTGGTGGTATTTTTTGGCCTGTTGAGATCATGCCTGACTTTTTCCAACGTATCGCAATGCTTTTGCCAACATATTGGTTAACAGAGGGGCTAAGCGTCATCATTTCTTCAAAGCCTTTGGTTGAGCTCATCATCCCTCTTGTGATTTTGCTTTTATTTACGATGGCCTTCGTTTTGTTGGGAAGCAAAAGAAGAATCGCATAA
- the tyrS gene encoding tyrosine--tRNA ligase, whose protein sequence is MNVIEQLNESQLKELEKQYSILSSGVAEILPKEEFKEKIAKSIRDQKPLKVKLGLDPTAPDVHIGHTVVLNKLKQFQEFGHTIQLLIGDFTGKIGDPSGKDTTRKALTDEEVRYNAKTYFEQFGKVINMEAVELHYNSKWLSEVDLTKMLHLASNVTVARMLERDDFTNRYEANKPIYLHEFFYPIMQGYDSVVLESDIELGGTDQHFNVLFGRQVQEQFNKERQVVLLLPLLEGLDGVEKMSKSKNNYIGVDEEPNEIFGKTMSIPDELIGKYFELASNAPVEKVKQIKDQLEQSGINPRDTKLELAFSFVEMFYDTATAEQSKQHFLTVFQKNQMPDEIPEVEWTGELTINIVDLIKELNLLPSKSEARRMVTGGGIRVDQEKVQDPYETIAIKEGIVIQVGKRKFVKLKIASN, encoded by the coding sequence ATGAATGTCATCGAGCAATTAAATGAAAGTCAGTTAAAGGAGTTAGAAAAGCAATATTCGATTTTGTCGAGCGGGGTGGCTGAAATCCTCCCAAAAGAAGAATTCAAAGAAAAAATTGCGAAATCGATTAGAGATCAGAAGCCATTAAAGGTTAAACTGGGGCTTGATCCGACAGCACCTGACGTTCATATTGGTCATACTGTTGTGTTAAATAAACTGAAACAGTTCCAGGAGTTTGGGCATACGATTCAGCTTCTTATCGGTGATTTTACGGGTAAAATCGGGGATCCATCTGGTAAAGATACAACCCGCAAAGCGTTAACTGATGAAGAAGTGCGCTACAATGCAAAGACCTACTTTGAACAGTTTGGAAAAGTGATAAATATGGAAGCTGTTGAACTTCACTATAATTCCAAGTGGTTATCTGAGGTGGATTTAACAAAAATGCTTCATCTCGCAAGTAATGTTACGGTAGCAAGAATGCTCGAGCGTGATGACTTTACGAACAGATACGAAGCGAATAAGCCGATTTACTTGCATGAATTCTTCTACCCAATAATGCAAGGCTATGATTCAGTTGTACTGGAATCGGATATTGAGCTAGGCGGAACCGATCAGCATTTTAACGTATTATTCGGAAGGCAAGTACAAGAGCAGTTCAATAAAGAAAGACAAGTGGTTCTGTTATTGCCGTTATTGGAAGGCTTAGATGGTGTGGAGAAAATGTCTAAATCTAAAAACAACTACATTGGTGTTGATGAGGAGCCAAATGAAATCTTCGGGAAAACGATGTCCATTCCTGATGAACTTATTGGAAAATACTTTGAACTTGCCTCCAATGCACCGGTGGAAAAGGTAAAGCAAATCAAAGATCAGCTAGAGCAAAGTGGCATAAACCCTCGAGACACTAAGCTCGAATTAGCCTTTTCATTTGTTGAAATGTTCTACGACACAGCAACGGCTGAACAGAGTAAGCAGCATTTTCTTACTGTTTTTCAAAAAAATCAAATGCCAGATGAAATTCCGGAAGTAGAGTGGACTGGGGAGCTGACGATCAATATTGTCGATTTGATTAAGGAGTTAAACTTGCTTCCATCGAAAAGTGAAGCAAGACGTATGGTAACTGGCGGGGGGATTCGTGTCGATCAAGAAAAAGTTCAAGACCCTTACGAAACAATCGCGATTAAAGAGGGGATTGTCATTCAGGTTGGAAAAAGAAAATTCGTCAAGTTAAAAATAGCCTCTAATTAA